The Chitinophagales bacterium genome has a window encoding:
- a CDS encoding segregation/condensation protein A produces the protein MSETYQIKLDQFEGPFDLLLFFIERDELDIYNIPIHTITKDFLDYIHTLESLNIELASEFILFVSTLMRIKAKMLLPRKELDEQGNEIDPRQELVDKILEYKRFKEASEQMIVLEAERLLQQKRGNIKKELDALGEEYSEGTEIQTITMYKLMQAFERVMNRYKDRTDKPQHVVVKYNYSLNSQRKYLLSHIKEHTRVAFETIFSECENRIHAIFTFLALLELVQMKYMGLMIGSGRNNFIIEWNPEAPDKMPEELEKEEKNENGNAETA, from the coding sequence ATGTCAGAAACTTACCAGATAAAATTAGACCAGTTTGAAGGGCCTTTTGATCTCCTTCTGTTCTTTATAGAGCGGGACGAGCTGGATATTTATAATATCCCGATACACACTATCACAAAAGACTTTCTGGACTATATACACACACTGGAGTCATTGAATATTGAGCTGGCCAGCGAGTTTATTCTATTTGTGTCTACCCTGATGCGTATTAAAGCAAAGATGCTATTGCCTCGAAAGGAACTGGATGAGCAGGGAAATGAGATTGATCCCCGGCAGGAACTGGTAGATAAGATACTTGAGTATAAACGATTCAAAGAAGCATCAGAACAAATGATCGTGCTGGAAGCAGAACGCTTGCTACAGCAGAAACGTGGTAACATCAAAAAAGAGCTGGATGCGCTTGGCGAAGAATATAGTGAAGGGACTGAGATACAGACCATCACTATGTACAAGTTGATGCAAGCCTTTGAGCGCGTTATGAACCGCTATAAGGATAGAACAGACAAGCCACAGCACGTAGTTGTAAAATATAATTACAGCCTGAACAGCCAGCGTAAATACCTTTTAAGTCATATTAAAGAGCATACACGCGTAGCTTTTGAAACTATATTCTCAGAATGTGAAAACCGCATTCACGCAATATTTACGTTCCTTGCACTGCTTGAACTGGTACAGATGAAATACATGGGTTTGATGATAGGGAGCGGCAGAAACAACTTTATTATTGAATGGAACCCTGAGGCTCCGGATAAAATGCCTGAAGAGTTGGAAAAAGAGGAGAAAAACGAGAATGGTAACGCTGAAACGGCATAA
- a CDS encoding gliding motility-associated C-terminal domain-containing protein, giving the protein MISGTTQKLSLVVIIALLLAIIPNVSKACHLAAADMYIEYAGKGVNVCNPQPDYTYRVTLITYSYCNCGLTTSTTGERVYYQSANDGGPALSQLLPADPMDTVDQLCPTYSLINQCRVPGNAQYPGFYRLKYTGIITLPSGQSDWRFWWSSSARNPSTNLAGTGSLYIEAGMDVLSNYYNNTPRFLSNPLPYICANQPYNYLNLPWDPDPWDSNKVNVITSVPLNGANNPINHAAGYSPTSPISGYSLNNSTGTATFTPSVTGQYTLSFRASDKSSYIIRDVQIAVLPCTASPPKMDTVAQNLENATLVPVDRKDGTKRIDSIVYACPGSKIQFNLNGWTDDPTNNVYMRSDLSLFTGAGFTSSGSGSSKVTSTFTWTPGTGDYGQHILVVTTVDSSCKASQPIVLTTNAVILIWVVPGIDAGPDQTICELNPQPVQLFVKGSDNLHLKWSMVDGGPVIGFQGPDMLIHNPTIRYPHIDGGDTIFNPKTSGYIVATSDLVGTCKARDTVWVSLDTTNTVTITPKNIEDPENALVICRPTYLQLEALIKGRRPLDNAQCGISKISTICDLPGTKPDTLDFYGSPLYGQAFYDTVGDVAPTMYTTVRSSVKQYLVTKEDLWEWGLRSAAINALGFEMTGFNGTSHTYSNFTISFKCTDTKELSREKGFENFGMQTVYTATNETLTDGAYIFKFKDAYNWDTTKNLIIQLCFSNTTPVACDPANPVPVIKYAPTTYVSGLSYKPANNVTDFVCNTGKDPDIMAGKARPLFKFAYCETMPRPFDIKWKEGEYLSDSTIAQPLAYVKKSGRYIVQTIGRSTCIMRDTLEVYVPEHDVKVEPLDTAFCLGDKAPFTIYGGKFYKWYEYDAANDSFLAPVSVTDPTKGFTYIGPQRSTDYRIVVSDSVWCYDTLAARIKILPLPDVRILNKDDTTIKYGQSFQILATGARLYNWSPVSSLNNPNISYPIARPTEDTKYIVGGIATNGCRAFDTLNVIVDKKDNLFVPSAFSPNGDGKNDIFRVTNLSFQRIMEFRVFNRWGIEVFSTNDSRMGWDGTYQGKPQDIGTYTYLIRVAYPDGFVETYKGETTLIR; this is encoded by the coding sequence ATGATATCCGGAACTACCCAAAAGTTATCGCTTGTAGTTATAATTGCCTTGTTGCTTGCCATTATTCCTAATGTCTCCAAAGCATGCCACCTTGCAGCGGCAGATATGTATATAGAATATGCAGGCAAGGGGGTCAATGTGTGTAATCCTCAGCCGGATTATACTTATAGAGTCACCCTGATCACCTATTCTTATTGTAATTGTGGTTTAACAACTAGTACAACAGGAGAAAGGGTATACTATCAGTCAGCCAACGACGGAGGGCCAGCCCTCTCTCAATTATTACCTGCCGACCCGATGGATACTGTAGATCAGTTATGCCCGACATATTCGCTGATCAATCAGTGCCGGGTGCCGGGTAATGCCCAGTATCCGGGCTTTTACAGGTTGAAATATACAGGGATAATAACACTCCCTTCAGGTCAGTCGGATTGGCGGTTTTGGTGGTCTTCAAGTGCAAGGAATCCAAGCACCAACCTTGCCGGTACGGGATCTCTTTATATAGAGGCCGGCATGGATGTCCTGTCAAATTATTACAATAATACACCACGTTTCCTTTCAAACCCATTGCCATACATATGTGCCAACCAGCCATACAACTATCTTAATCTTCCGTGGGACCCTGATCCCTGGGATTCAAATAAAGTTAATGTAATAACATCTGTGCCCTTAAACGGTGCCAATAACCCGATTAATCATGCTGCGGGATATTCACCCACATCGCCGATCTCGGGTTACAGTCTGAATAACTCAACAGGTACAGCTACATTTACTCCTTCTGTTACAGGCCAATATACGCTCTCATTCAGAGCATCGGACAAAAGTAGCTATATTATCAGGGATGTTCAGATAGCTGTGTTGCCTTGTACAGCATCTCCGCCCAAAATGGATACAGTGGCTCAAAATCTTGAAAATGCCACACTGGTCCCCGTAGACCGAAAGGATGGGACCAAACGGATAGACTCAATAGTATATGCATGTCCTGGTAGTAAAATACAGTTTAATCTGAATGGCTGGACAGATGACCCTACTAATAATGTGTATATGCGATCTGACCTGTCTTTGTTCACAGGTGCTGGCTTTACGTCTTCAGGGTCAGGCTCAAGTAAAGTGACGAGTACCTTTACATGGACACCTGGTACAGGTGATTATGGCCAGCATATATTAGTTGTTACAACTGTCGACTCGTCTTGCAAGGCAAGCCAGCCAATCGTACTTACAACAAATGCTGTAATACTTATCTGGGTAGTTCCCGGTATTGATGCAGGGCCTGACCAGACAATTTGTGAGTTAAACCCACAACCGGTACAGTTATTTGTAAAAGGCTCTGACAACCTGCACCTTAAATGGTCAATGGTTGATGGTGGTCCTGTAATAGGATTTCAGGGCCCGGATATGCTGATACATAATCCTACGATACGGTATCCGCACATTGATGGAGGAGATACAATATTCAATCCCAAAACCTCTGGCTATATTGTTGCTACATCTGACCTTGTAGGCACATGTAAGGCAAGGGATACAGTTTGGGTATCGCTGGATACAACCAATACAGTGACCATTACTCCTAAGAATATAGAAGATCCTGAAAATGCTCTGGTGATCTGCCGCCCAACATATCTGCAACTGGAAGCCTTGATCAAAGGCAGGAGACCCCTGGATAATGCCCAATGTGGAATCAGTAAGATATCAACCATTTGCGACCTGCCCGGAACTAAGCCTGATACATTAGATTTCTATGGATCTCCGCTATATGGCCAGGCATTTTATGATACCGTTGGTGATGTGGCACCTACTATGTATACAACAGTGCGCTCTTCGGTAAAACAATACCTGGTAACGAAAGAAGATCTGTGGGAGTGGGGGTTGCGCTCTGCCGCTATTAATGCACTGGGTTTTGAAATGACTGGTTTCAACGGAACAAGTCATACTTATTCCAATTTCACAATATCCTTCAAGTGTACTGATACAAAAGAGTTAAGCAGGGAAAAAGGTTTTGAGAATTTTGGTATGCAAACTGTTTATACAGCTACTAATGAAACGCTTACAGATGGTGCATACATCTTTAAGTTCAAAGATGCTTATAACTGGGATACAACCAAGAACCTGATCATACAGTTGTGCTTCAGTAATACTACACCTGTAGCTTGCGATCCGGCAAATCCTGTACCGGTTATTAAATATGCTCCTACTACTTATGTATCTGGACTGTCATACAAGCCTGCGAATAATGTTACAGATTTCGTTTGTAACACGGGTAAAGACCCTGATATCATGGCTGGTAAGGCCAGACCATTGTTTAAGTTTGCCTATTGTGAGACAATGCCAAGACCTTTTGATATAAAATGGAAAGAAGGTGAGTATTTGTCTGATTCAACGATAGCTCAGCCATTGGCATATGTTAAGAAATCCGGTCGTTATATCGTTCAGACCATTGGCAGGAGTACATGTATCATGCGCGATACTCTGGAGGTATATGTACCGGAACATGATGTGAAAGTAGAGCCACTGGATACAGCTTTCTGTCTGGGAGATAAAGCGCCGTTCACTATCTATGGAGGTAAATTCTATAAGTGGTATGAATATGATGCTGCCAATGATAGTTTCCTCGCTCCGGTTAGTGTTACAGATCCAACCAAAGGGTTTACCTATATAGGACCACAAAGAAGCACTGATTACCGTATAGTTGTCTCAGATAGTGTTTGGTGTTACGATACACTTGCTGCCAGGATCAAAATACTGCCACTGCCGGATGTACGTATCCTGAATAAGGATGATACCACCATTAAGTATGGTCAGTCGTTCCAGATATTGGCAACAGGTGCCAGGTTGTATAACTGGAGCCCTGTCTCGTCACTGAACAATCCAAATATCTCTTATCCGATAGCACGTCCAACCGAGGATACTAAGTACATCGTAGGTGGTATTGCCACTAACGGTTGCAGAGCTTTTGATACACTCAATGTGATAGTCGATAAGAAAGATAACCTGTTTGTACCGAGCGCGTTCAGTCCAAACGGTGATGGAAAGAACGATATCTTCCGCGTAACGAATCTGAGTTTCCAGCGTATTATGGAGTTCAGAGTATTCAATCGCTGGGGTATAGAAGTGTTCAGTACCAACGACAGCCGCATGGGTTGGGACGGAACCTACCAGGGTAAACCACAGGACATAGGTACCTATACTTACCTGATACGGGTAGCTTACCCTGACGGTTTTGTAGAAACCTATAAGGGAGAAACAACACTGATACGGTAA